The Desulfomonilia bacterium sequence GGAAGAGGTAAAGGCCTTTGCTGGGAAATATCTCGAAACTGATGGCAGCCGTTTCACCGAGATACGCATTACGGCAACACTCGATTCACTTGAAATCAAAGGTTCCGGGATTGACTGGAGTTTTACTGGAAACGAAAGCGTTAATTGAGTGAGAGAAAAACAAACCAGGAATTTTATTGGTCATAAGGCTTCTGTCCTACCTTATGATTCACCCGGGCCTCAGTTTGACAGCCCGGGCGAAGGTCGTCATATTTCACCACAAATGTTGTTATTAAAAACCCTCCGGCGGATAACTGCCGCACCCGATTTTCCCGAGGTGCTCATATTCCCAGTCGTCCCATAGACCGGTGCCTGCGAAAAGGCTTACATACATGCGGCAGTGGTCCTTCTGCGTCGGGAATCCCGTCTCTGCCAGCAGGCGGTACTTAAGGGCCTGCATGGTTACGATGTTGCTCGACATGCCGATGCCTCCTCCGTCCGGAGTGTCGAACACGATGAACTTATCTGCCATTGGGGAATCCTGGTTCCACGGCTTCCACTCTAATCCGGTGCCGCTTGTGCCTTTTCCGGGTGATCCGTTCCGGGCGAATTCAACCCAATATGATGACATGCTGCCTGAGAGAGCTGTCCTGCCGGCTTCATTGGATTTGTTGTAGAGAAGGGACGTGAAAAGGGGCGAAATGAACTCACTGAAGTCGCTGAACACAAACGCGATCTCCATGCTGTGGCAGGCGCCAGCCAGGGAAGCAACGTCGATACCGAGGATTGAGGGCTCTTCGTCCCAGTCGAACCTGTAGGCCCAGACCTGTCCCGGCTGGGCAATGCTCAGGGCCGAGGCGATTTCGTCCACGCCGACCGCTTTCCACCTGTCGCTCATGTAGCTCGCAGTAAGATCGTACAGCCTCTGGTTCTTGACATGCAGGGGAAGGCCGAAGATGATGTCGACATAATCTGGGTTCATGATCATGAACAGCTTATACTCGTCACGGTTGCTGCCTATGATGACCGGGACGGGATTGTAGGTGGCTGTGTCCTTCAGGAGGTCCAGATAATTGCCCTGCGGCATGACGACACCGTCCTCAAAGACCTTGGGCATGGTTATCATGCCGCCGTAACCGGCCTTGTACTGGTTAAGGATGGCATAGTTGTTCCTGCCGCGCAGATATTTCTCGATGGCGTCGTCGCTCATGGCATCCTGGTATGCCTTTGCAGCGGTACGGTCAGGGGCTGTGCCGTCGGCTATGAGCAGCCTGTTTATGACTTCTCTTGAGCTGAAATCATCGCCCGGTACGACATCGTCACTGTAGTTCTCGGCCTGGGCCATAGTGCTCGAGCCGAGCCCGCCGCTTTCCACAACTGCCTTGTGGAACAGGCCTTTCGCCTGGGGCGAGAGCATCATGGTAAGGACATCCTGGCCGCCGGCGGATTCACCGAATATGGTGACGTTGCCCGGGTCGCCGCCGAAGTTCGATATGTTCTCGCCAATCCATGAAAGGGCACGGATGATGTCAAGGGTTCCATAGTTGCCCGACCGGTCGAGAGGGGTAGTGCCATCACCGCGAAGCGCCGGATGGGCGAACCAGCCGAACGGGCCCAGACGGTAGTTAATGCTGACTACTATCACCCCGTATTTTTCTGCGAGCATCTTCCCGTTGTACTGTCCGCCGTGCCCGATGGTATTGCCGCCGCCGTGTATCCACATCATGACCGGCAGGCGGTCAGAGCCTTCAGGCAGGTGGGAAGGGTCAAAGGCCGGGGCCCATATATTCATGAAAAGGCAGTCCTCGCATCCAATCGGTTTGTCGTACATCTCCCGGGGTACATCTGATATAAGGCCGGCAAACTGTGTGCATACGGACCCAAGCTGCAGGGCCAGCCATTTCCCGGTCCACCCCTCGGCAGGCTGTGGCGCTCGCCAGCGCAGTTCTCCGACAGGGGCTTTCGCATATGGTATACCCAGCCATGCATGGCATCCGTTATCCTCGGTAAAGCCTATCACCTCTCCGCTTGATGTCTGTCTAAGGCTTGCTGATGAGATGGAAAAATCAACACCTGTAACATCAGCAAAATCGTATTTCTTGGTCACTGCCTTTGTCACTTCCCTGGTCCAGCCGGCAACCGGCTTCAGGGTGACGGTGTACGCACCTGCCTTGACATTCGAGAACACAAACCGGCCGTCCTCACCGGTGAGGGCCTCCATATATGCATCACCCTGAAGGACGATGGGGATGCCCTTCAACCCTGCGCCGTCCATGGCAACCTTCCCTGAGACTCTGCAGCCGCAAAGGATGAGGGCTGCTGCAATTATGAGAAAAAAGGTATTTTTTAGCGTCATATCAACCTCCCTTGAATGAAAGAAATCGTTCAGAGCAGCCGGTATTTCCCCCGAACAGGGCTCATGGGACATTCATAACGAATCGATCATGATCCAATAAGAATTGCCCGCCGGAAAACAGTGAAGCCACAGCAAAACAAATCATTACGGGGAAAATGAAACATAATCCCCCCGCTCTTGTGATAGAGTATAATGATGAAATGCCCGTAGTCAACATAGCCTTGGGGGAAATGGGGGCAGAAGGGCAGTGACTTTATGGATATCACCGCTTAAGGAAGATATCCGCACCTTGCAAGTCTCAGGCTGATCAGCCCGATTTTCGTGAGCGAGCCTGCCACCAACTTCTGTGGACGCCCATGATAATAGGATTTACGCCATCATTCCTTTTTTGAGGGGACAGGAAAGCCGCGCTGTATGCTGGTCGGGGGATAGCGATGAAATGCGGGAAAGGTCTGTTAAGGATTGACTTTACTGAGGTTTGTCTTTAATTTATATATAATTTTGTGATTTTTTTCCAAGGGGGTTTACTGAAATGAGGAGATTTCTAATAGCAATTACCTTTATAGCTGCCGCTTCCGGAATAGCATTCGCATATTTTCCAACAACGGATATCATCCAGGATTTGATCGATGCAAACAAACTGGACGTACTCATCGGAAGCCAGTACTGGCTCAGAAGCGATTCTTATGGAAGTTCGCAGAAATACAGAAGCCATTATGTAAAAGATCCTGAAGGCAATGACATGTATGGCAAACCTGTCCCTGCGGGAGCGTCTGTCGATCTGGCCTGGACACTTGAAACGGGCGATCCCCGGGTTGTGATAGCAATTATTGATACGGGTACTCAGTGGCTGAAACCCGGACTTATGAACAAATATTATCTGAACAGGGCAGAACTGATGAAATATGCCCCGTACTATGTAAACGATGCACCGGTATTTGATTATAACAACGACGGCGTCTTCAATATTAAGGATTATAAAGACGCCCTGAAGGAAAAATATCCGGGCGGGGATAATGATATCGTGCTGGGAAGGCTTGAATCCAGTTATAATAATTGGGTCAAAGAGAACTTCAATCATTGGAGGAACAACTATATACGTGATTATGAGCTTAAAAACGGAAAGGGCTCATTCAAGGGAGATGTTCCTCCGGCTCCGCTTACCCCCCAGCATCTGATCATGGCCTTTTCTGACGGGATTGACGATGATCTGAACGGTTTTGTCGATGATATCTGCGGATGGGATTTCTTTGAAAATGACAATGATGCTGACGACACTTCGAGTTATACTGATACCGCCATGTATCACGGCACCGGTCAGAATTTCAGCGCGGGCGGCGAATTTTTTGATGACGCCGGCCTGATAGAAGAGCTCGGAAGCTGCCCGAACTGTATGATAATGCCCCTTAAGGCGTCGGATTCCTTTGTGCATGATACGAATTACTATGGCCTTGCGGCAATGTATGCAGCGATAAGCGGGGCGCATGTCATTGAAGGGGCGCTGGGCGGGCTGAATAATTCCGGCATATGCAAAGACGCACTCGAGTTTGCCTACAAGAAGGGGCTGGTGATTATGATGGCCTCATCGGACATCAACAGCGCAAACCACAACTGGCCGACCTATCTGAACGAACCCATGTATTGTTCCGGCGTAGTGCCTGATAATTATATCGAGGGCTCAGATCCGAAAAACGTAGGCACATGGTTCAGGAATTCGGGCCTCTGCCAGTTCGGCTCAAAGGCTCAGGTTTGCAATGAAGTCTCGACGGGCTCGCATTCAACCGGGCTGACTTCCGGCTACGCAGGACTGCTTATTTCACGCGCCCTGCACCTGATAGAAAATGAAAAAATGAACCGGAATTTCGCCTATCCTAACGGCATGCCCATCCATCCTGACCAGATAAAGCAGATACTGACATTATCCGCAGAAGACGTAGTTCCCGAAGACACTTATGGTCTGGGAACGCCTGACCCCTGCAAGGTCGGATGGGACCAGCATTTCGGCTATGGCAGGATGAACGTGTACTGGGCTCTCAAGATGCTCGATGACGGCAGGATTCCGGCCGTTGCACGAATAACCTCACCGCTTTGGAATCACTATGTAACAATGAGTGAAAAAGGGCTTGAACTCAGGGGAGACGTTCTCTTTGCAGGCACCGACGCCAGATCGTGGGTTGTTGAAGGCGCATGGGGCATTGAGCCCGAAGAGAATGAACTTAAGAAAAATGTTTTAAAAAGCGGCTCGCAGCAGGGTGAAAATATTGATTTTGGTGGACCGGTCGATATTGAAAAGATCAAATCGATGAGACCTAAAGGTCTTGACCCCGGCTGGTATTCCAAAGAGCCTGACACTGCATACCGTGGCGACGCAAAAATTCAGGCCAACAGGCATATGTTTACCGTCAGACTTAGAGTACTTGATTCAAAGGGTAGAAGAATTGCCGAAGACCGCAGGACATTTTTCTTATGCGAGGATAAAAACCTTCATGAAGGGTGGCCGAAATTTTTTGGTGTTGGCGGCGAGGCCTCCCCGAGGTTTGAAGACCTGGACGGCGACAACAAAAAAGAGGTTATCATTGCAACGTCAGACGGAAGGATTCTTGTTTACACCCATGACGGAAAACCTTTCAAATATCTTGGGAAAACCGTTGAATTTGAAGCGGATGAGCTCGAATTTGATGGCTTGAATCTGAAACCGGCAAAGGACAGAATGAGGACTGCGCTTGGCCGTTCCGTCAGCCTGAGGCCCTCATTTGTCACACCTGCTGTTGCCGATATAGATGGCGACGGTATTAAGGAGATTGTCGGAGCTGCAGGCGATAAAGTTTACTGCTTTTATCTGGATACGAACAAAGAACCGCTGAGGATGGACATCAGCGCCAATATCAGGAACGACCTTGCGCAGGGGAAAATCCATAACGCGGATCATGACAGAAACAACTTCGCCAACAGTAACAGCATACAGAACTCGATCGGAAGGGGAATTTTAGCCCCGCCGGTGCTGTTCGATATCAACAATGACGGATTCAAGGAAATCATCGTCGCAGGTCAGGATCAGAGGATATATGCCTGGGACAAGGACGGAAAGACGTGCCGCGGCTGGCCTGTATATGCAAGGCGATATGAAAAGATGGGCCAGAAGATCATCTATTCTCCATGCATAGCGGACCTTGA is a genomic window containing:
- a CDS encoding carboxylesterase family protein gives rise to the protein MTLKNTFFLIIAAALILCGCRVSGKVAMDGAGLKGIPIVLQGDAYMEALTGEDGRFVFSNVKAGAYTVTLKPVAGWTREVTKAVTKKYDFADVTGVDFSISSASLRQTSSGEVIGFTEDNGCHAWLGIPYAKAPVGELRWRAPQPAEGWTGKWLALQLGSVCTQFAGLISDVPREMYDKPIGCEDCLFMNIWAPAFDPSHLPEGSDRLPVMMWIHGGGNTIGHGGQYNGKMLAEKYGVIVVSINYRLGPFGWFAHPALRGDGTTPLDRSGNYGTLDIIRALSWIGENISNFGGDPGNVTIFGESAGGQDVLTMMLSPQAKGLFHKAVVESGGLGSSTMAQAENYSDDVVPGDDFSSREVINRLLIADGTAPDRTAAKAYQDAMSDDAIEKYLRGRNNYAILNQYKAGYGGMITMPKVFEDGVVMPQGNYLDLLKDTATYNPVPVIIGSNRDEYKLFMIMNPDYVDIIFGLPLHVKNQRLYDLTASYMSDRWKAVGVDEIASALSIAQPGQVWAYRFDWDEEPSILGIDVASLAGACHSMEIAFVFSDFSEFISPLFTSLLYNKSNEAGRTALSGSMSSYWVEFARNGSPGKGTSGTGLEWKPWNQDSPMADKFIVFDTPDGGGIGMSSNIVTMQALKYRLLAETGFPTQKDHCRMYVSLFAGTGLWDDWEYEHLGKIGCGSYPPEGF